In Rhinoderma darwinii isolate aRhiDar2 unplaced genomic scaffold, aRhiDar2.hap1 Scaffold_2831, whole genome shotgun sequence, the sequence TCCTCAGTCAACTCTTCGCCCCATGCACCCCCAGGCTCTGCACCCGGCGCAGACCATTCTGACCGCACCGCAGATAGCCGTGCCCATGCAGTCCACTAAGGTAAGCACACGCCTATCTGCGGGTATTGTAGACCTTCATGGTACGGTTACTTTTTCTATTAAGTGACTTCATTGGAAGGAGCTGGATTACTGATACAATGTAACTAGTAATGTTCGGTTCATGTCCGCTATCCGGCGTGATCGCTACTAGAAATCGCGCTCCATGGGAAGGCGTCCGGTCACGGCTTCACACAGTGGGGGGAATATAGCGAACGGTTTatagcagttttttttacagtagtTGCGCTAAAATTAGTAACGTTTTATACTTTTCTGGTCACTTTCCACAGGGTTTAGACAAAGGGGGGAGGGGTGGTCCTCTGGAATGATAATTATAATATACGCTGCAAACTAACGAAAGTTATGACACCTCTGCCCCCGCTCACATCACACGTAGACTTCCATGTCTGTCACACAGCCAAAGAGGCGCCAAATATACACCTCCTAATATATTCTCCACCGATGTCCATTACTTCTAGATGGTGTCTAATAAGCCGGTCTGTAATATATTTGTCTCCCTACAAAATAATCACTGTAATAAATCGCTGCCCATAGCAATGAATTAAGTAGCGAGAAAATCACTCCTGACCAGCGTGACGCCACGACTCCCAGCATGTGCCGGTAATCACTCCAGACCAGCGTGAGGCCACGACTCCCAGCATGTGCCGGTAATCACTCCAGACCAGCGTGACGCCACGACTCCCAGCATGTGCCGGTAATCACTCCAGACCAGCGTGAGGCCACGACTCCCAGCATGTGCCAGTAATCACTCCAGACCAGCATGACTCCACGACTCCCAGCATGTGCCGGTAATCACTCCAGACCAGCGTGACGCCACGACTCCCAGCATGTGCCGGTAATCACTCCAGACCAGCGTGAGGCCACGACTCCCAGCATGTGCCGGTAATCACTCCAGACCAGCGTGACGCCACGACTCCCAGCATGTGCCGGTAATCACTCCAGACCAGCGTGAGGCCACGACTCCCAGCATGTGTCGGTAATCACTCCAGACCAGCGTGACGCCACGACTCCCAGCATGTGCCGGTAATCACTCCAGACCAGCGTGACGCCACGACTCCCAGCATGTGCCGGTAATCACTCCAGACCAGCGTGACGCTTCCCAGCATGTGCCGGTAATCACTCCAGACCAGCGTGACGCTTCCCAGCATGTGCCGGTAATCACTCCAGACCAGCGTGAGGCCACGACTCCCAGCATGTGCCGGTAATCACTCCAGACCAGCGTGAGGCCACGACTCCCAGCATGTGCCGGTAATCACTCCAGACCAGCGTGACGCCACGACTCCCAGCATGTGCCGGTAATCACTCCAGACCAGCGTGAGGCCACGACTCCCAGCATGTGTCGGTAATCACTCCAGACCAGCGTGACGCCACGACCCCCAGCATGTGCCAGTAATCACTCCAGACCAGCATGACTCCACGACTCCCAGCATGTGCCGGTAATCACTCCAGACCTGCGTGACGCCACAACCCCCAGCATGTGCCTGTGATCACTCCAGACCAGCGTGACGCCATGactcccagcaagtgccagtaatcaCTCCACACCTGCGTGACGCCACAACCCCCAGCATGTGCCTGTGATCACTCCAGACCAGTGTGACGCCTCCCAGCATGTGCCGGTAATCACCCCAGACCAGCGTGACACCACGACTCCCAGCATGTGGCGGTaatcaccccagaccagaccagagTGACACCACGACTCCCAGCATGTGCCGGTAATCACTCCAGACCAGCGTGACGTCACGACTCCCAGCATGTGCCGGTAGTGTTATCAGTGAGCATTTGGGAAtcccagcaaccaatcagatgtctTCTTTCATTCTCATTTATTGCTGTAGGCATCACCATTTTTTTATGTGCACTAGTTTTCTATGAGTAAGACTTAGGCCTGTCTGAGGTAACTGTCCATAATTCCAAATGTAACGCTCCCCCCACCCCTAATCAAACTTACCGTAGAGCAGGTTACATTGGAATTACGCTGGTACAATACAACGGTCTGAGTGTCATTTCTCTTGTCTATATTTTGCTCATATAAAAGCTGTATGACGAGTTACTATGGATTGTTCTGTCTTCCTTGTCTCGCTTATCGGGGACTATGCGCTCTGCCTCGTCTCTTGTTGGCCCCTTTTCCTCTGGACTGCGCTCTCTGCCTTGTCTCTTGTTAGCCCTCTGGACTGTGCTCGCTGCCTTGCCTCTTGTTGGCCCCTCTTCCTCTGTACTGTGTTCTCTGCTTTGTCTCTTCTTGGCCTTCTCCCTCTGGACTTCGCTCTCTGCCTTGTCTCTTGTTGGCCCTCTCCCTCTGGACTGCGCCCTCTGCCTTGTCTCTTGTTGGCCCTTTGCCTTGTCTCTTGTTGGCCCTCTGCCTTCTCTTGTTGGCCCCCCTCTTCCTCTGGACTGCGCTCTCTGCCTTGTCTCTTGTTGGCCTTCTCCCTCTGGACTGCGCTCTCTGCCTTGTCTCTTGTTGGCCCTCTGCCTTCTCTTGTTGGCCCCCCTCTTCCTCTGGACTGCGCTCTCTGCCTTGTCTCTTGTTGGCCTTCTTCCTCTGGACTGTGCTCTCTGCCTTGTCTCTTGTTGGCCTTCTCCCTCTGGACTGCGCTCTCTGCCTTCTCTTGTTGGCCCCCCTCTTCCTCTGGACTGCGCTCTCTGCCTTGTCTCTTGTTGGCCTTCTCCCTCTGGACTGCGCTCTCTGCCTTGTCTCTTGTTGGCCCTCTGGACTGCGCTCGCTGCCTTGTCTCTTGTTGGCCTTCTCCCTCTGGACTGCGCTCTCTGCCTTGTCTCTTGTTGGCCCTCTGGACTGCGCTCGCTGCCTTGTCTCTTGTTGGCCTTCTCCCTCTGGACTGCGCACTCTGCCTTGTCTCTTGTTGGCCCTCTGGACTGCGCTCGCTGCCTTGTCTCTTGTTGGCCCTCTGGACTGCGCTCGCTGCCTTGTCTCTTGTTGGCCTTCTCCCTCTGGACTGCGCTCTCTGCCTCGTCTCTTGTTGGCCCCTCTTCCTCTGGACTGCCCTCTTCTTGGGGACTGTTTTTCTCATCGTACATAAGCACCTTGGCCTTTTACAGCATATGCCCTCTCGTCTTCACTTTTCTTCATCCATTTCTCTCTGCTCTGACTTTAGTTCTCCTTGGATTCCTGTGTAATATGTTGTTTTCTTTTCAGGCGGCCTTGTCTTACCCCCACCCATCACGCTCTGCTTCTCCTGGAGGATACCCACATGGAACTCCCCCGCAGCAGCCACATACGGTAAGCAGACAGGCATGTGATAAAACTATCCTCACTGATACAAATTTGTGTGTTCACATCAATCTTAATTGTTTTCTTTTGCCTTTCTCCGCAGTCTGGATTCCAAACGTCCCCGCAGCCGACTCCCCGTCTTCCATTCATGCAGCATGGACAGAGCCAGAGATTTTACCACAAATAATCCTCCTCCGTCCTGGCCTCCAGGCTTTATATATAGGATTAGTGTAAATATTCTTATCCACTTTACGTGAAGACCCTTATGTTCTATACTAGTATAGCCGACCCGCTTTCTAacctgacataagacattcaccttACCCCCAAAGAACCTAAAGCTTTCTAACAGCACGGGCGCAGCAAGTCCCGTCAGCACAGACTcaggtggtgctgtatataaagtGTTTCCCGGAGAAGGCTCGTGATACTCGCACGTTACTAATGATTAATGTGATGATGCTGCCGGTAACAGTAAATGATGTGATCAGGAGCGCTGTGTTGTTAACTTTTCTTGTGTGGTGGATCTGGCTATGAGAGGGGGTACTCTCATTGTGCTGGTAATTAGGATTATATCATTATGACTGGCGACTCCTGCTTTAGTCCACACTACGTTATTTATAGGTTAATCACAGTAAATAGAACTTGTGCATGGACCTGGGGTAAaacggacaaaaaaataaaaccttctGTAACCTGGGGGTCATTAATCCAGCACATGTATATAAGAAGGTACTCCACATCTGTCATCACAGGCCGATCACCGCACAACCCGGAAGATTCTGGTCACACAAATCGGTTTTATACTTGGAATGAGGATCTGTGTGCATGTTCAAATAATGACCAGCCCCGTCCTAATAAATGTATGTGGTAAGATGCTGTTCAGGTGGGCAAAGTGGCAAAAACCGCAGCCCCCGGAGTCAGACCGGTATAATAGAGAGAGAGACCACAGTATCAGACCGGCATAATAGAGACTATGGTATCAGACGGCATAATAGAGACTACGGTATCAGACCGGCATAAGAGAGAGAGACCGCAGTATCAGACCAGCATAACAGAGAGAGACCACAGTATCAGACCGGCATAATAGAGACTACAGTATCAGACCGGCATAACAGAGAGAGACTACGGTATCAGACCGGCATAATAGAGACTACAGTATCAGACCGGCATAATAGAGACTACAGTATCAGACCGGCATAACAGAGAGAGACCGCAGTATCAGACCGGCATAACAGAGAGAGACCACAGTATCAGACCGGCATAATAGAGACTATGGTATCAGACGGCATAATAGAGACTACGGTATCAGACCGGCATAAGAGAGAGAGACCGCAGTATCAGACCGGCATAAGAGAGAGAGACGGCAGTATCAGACCAGCATAACAGAGAGAGACTACGGTATCAGACCGGCATAATAGAGACTACAGTATCAGACCGGCATAACAGAGAGAGACCACAGTATCAGACCGGCATAATAGAGACTACGGTATCAGACCGGCATAATAGAGACTACAGTATCAGACCGGCATAACAGAGACCCCGAAGTATCAGACCGGCATAACAGAGAGAGACCACAGTATCAGACCGGCATAATAGAGACTACGGTATCAGACCGGCATAACAGAGAGAGAGACCGCAGTATCAGACCGGCATAATAGAGACTACGGTATCAGACCGGCATAACAGAGAGAGACCGCAGTATCAGACTGGCataaccgagagagagagaccgcAGTATCAGACCGGCATAATAGAGACTACGGTATCAGACCGGCATAACACAGAGAGAGACTACGGTATCAGACCGGcataacagagagagagagactacgGTATCAGACCGGCATAACACAGAGAGAGACTACGGTATCAAACCGGCATAACAGAGAGAGACCGCAGTATCAGACCGGCATAATAGAGACTACGGTATCAGACCGGCATAATAGAGACTACGGTATCAGACCGGCATAATAGAGACTACGGTATCAGACCGGCATAATAGAGACTACGGTATCAGACCGGCATAACACAGAGAGAGACCGCAGTATCAGACCGGCATAATAGAGACTACGGTATCAGACCGGcataatagagagagagagactacggtatcagaccggcataacagagagagagagactacgGTATCAGACCGGCATAACACAGAGAGAGACTACGGTATCAAACCGGCATAACAGAGAGAGACTGCAGTATCAGACCGGCATAATAGAGACTACGGTATCAGACCGGCATAATAGAGACTACGGTATCAGACCGGCATAACAGAGAGAGACCACAGTATCAGACCGGCATAATAGAGACTACGGTATCAGACCGGCATAATAGAGACTACGGTATCAGACCGGCATAATAGAGACTACGGTATCAGACCGGCATAATAGAGACTACGGTATCAGACCGGCATAACAGAGAGATCGCAGTATCAGACTGGcataacagagagagagagagaccacAGTATCAGACCGGCATAATAGAGACTACAGTATCAGACCGGCATAACAGAGAGAGAGACCGCAGTATCAGACCGGCATAACAGAGACCACAGTATCAGACCGGCATAATAGAGACTACGGTATCAGACCGGCATAACCAAGAGAGACCGCAGTATCAGACCGGCATAACAGAGAGAGACCACAATATTAGACCGGTATAACACAGAGACCACAGTATCAGACCGGCATAACTGAGAGAGACCGCAGTATCAGACCGGCATAACAGAGAGAGACTGCAGTATCAGACGGCATAACAGAGAGACCACAATATCAGACCGGTATAACACAGAGACCACAGTATCAGACCGGCATAACAGAGAGAGGCCGCAGTATCAGACCGGcataacagagagagagagaccgcAGTATCAGACCGGCATAACCAAGAGAGACCGCAGTATCAGATGGCATAATAGTGAGACCGCAGTATCAGACCGGCATAACAGAGAGAGACCGCAGTATCAGACCGGCATAACAGAGAGAGGCCGCAGTATCAGACCGGCATAACAGAGAGACTGCAGTATCAGACCAGCATAACAGAGAGTCTGCAGTATCAGACCGGCATAACCGAGAGACTGCAGTATCAGACCGGCATAACAGAGAGAGACCGCAATATCAGACCGGCATAACAGAGAGAGGCCGCAGTATCAGACCGGCATAACAGAGAGAGAGACCGCAGTATCAGACCGGCATAACCAAGAGAGACCGCAGTATCAGATGGCATAATAGTGAGACCGCAGTATCAGACCAGCATAACAGAGAGAGGCCGCAGTATCAGACCGGCATAACCGAAAGACTGCAGTATCAGACCGGCATAACAGAGAGTCTGCAGTATCAGACCGGCATAACCGAGAGACTGCAGTATCAGACCGGCATAACAGAGAGAGACCGCAGTATCAGACCGGCATAACAGAGAGAGACCGCAGTATCAGACCAGCATAACAGAGAGAGGCCGCAGTATCAGACCGGCATAACAGAGAGACTGCAGTATCAGACCGGCATAACAGAGAGGCCGCAGTATCAGACCGGCATAACCGAGAGACTGCAGTATCAGACCGGCATAACAGAGAGAGAGACCGCAGTATCAGACCGGCATAACAGAGAGACTGCAGTATCAGACCGGCATAACAGAGAGAGACCGCAGTATCAGACCGGCATAACAGAGAGTCTGCAGTATCAGACCGGCAAAACCGAGAGACTGCAGTATCAGACCGGCATAACAGAGAGAGACCGCAGTATCAGACCGGCATAACAGAGAGAGAACGCAGTATCAGACCGGCATAACAGAGAGAGGCCGCAGTATCAGACCGGCATAACAGAGAGACTGCAGTATCAGACCGGCATAACCGAGAGACCGCAGTATCAGACCGGCATAACAGAGAGAGACCGCAGTATCAGACCGGCATAACAGAGAGTCTGCAGTATCAGACCGGCATAACCGAGAGACCGCAGTATCCGACCGGCATAATCGAGAGAGACCGCAGTATCAGACCGGCATAACAGAGAGAGACCACAGTATCAGACCGGCATAACCGAGAGACTGCAGTATCAGACCGGCATAACAGAGAGAGACCGCAATATCAGACCGGCATAACAGAGAGAGGCCGCAGTATCAGACCGGCATAACAGAGAGAGAGACCGCAGTATCAGACCGGCATAACCAAGAGAGACCGCAGTATCAGATGGCATAATAGTGAGACCGCAGTATCAGACCGGCATAACAGAGAGAGACCGCAGTATCAGACCAGCATAACAGAGAGAGGCCGCAGTATCAGACCGGCATAACCGAGAGACTGCAGTATGAGACCGGCATAACAGAGAGTCTGCAGTATCAGACCGGCATAACCGAGAGACTGCAGTATCAGACCGGCATAACAGAGAGAGACCGCAGTATCAGACCGGCATAACAGAGAGAGACCGCAGTATCAGACCAGCATAACAGAGAGAGGCCGCAGTATCAGACCGGCATAACAGAGAGACTGCAGTATCAGACCGGCATAACAGAGAGGCCGCAGTATCAGACCGGCATAACCGAGAGACTGCAGTATCAGACCGGCATAACAGAGAGAGAGACCGCAGTATCAGACCGGCATAACAGAGAGACTGCAGTATCAGACCGGCATAACAGAGAGAGACCGCAGTATCAGACCGGCATAACAGAGAGTCTGCAGTATCAGACCGGCATAACCGAGAGACTGCAGTATCAGACCGGCATAACAGAGAGAGACCGCAGTATCAGACCGGCATAACAGAGAGAGACCGCAGTATCAGACCGGCATAACAGAGAGAGGCCGCAGTATCAGACCGGCATAACAGAGAGACCGCAGTATCAGACCGGCATAACCGAGAGACCGCAGTATCAGACCGGCATAACAGAGAGAGACCGCAGTATCCGACCGGCATAATCGAGAGAGACCGCAGTATCCGACCGGCATAATCGAGACCACAGTATCCGACCGGCATAACGGAGGAAAAGACCACAGTATCCaactgtgtgatggtgtattgtgtgtggattattgtgagtcctcagcagagaggaatgactctgtaatcaggtaccacaggtcgtgtctctagcctatggacaatcagacgagtcagaggtgaagtccacaagacataaagtgtcctcattgtccagtctccacagggggtcatcaggaggcaccacagttatattcagctcaggtgcagaccagcaaaccaagcagatccaattatcttccccattgtgttctcatccCGGCTGtaacaatacacataatagtacaaaggaccacaactcacatacagacagtgaaACTGAAAATACGTTCCTCCCCCTGagaggtatataagggcttgtcctggggaggagggagatcttctggatttagaccttcaggagagctgaagcggaggccggcgctctgaagatgttcctccccctgaggggtatataagggcttgtcctggggaggagggagatcttctggatttagaccttcaggagagctgaagccGAGGCCggcactctgaagatgttcctgggatgatcttgtggactgtgtgttgttcctgcagtgAAGGCGACTTGTCCTGTcagcattggatgcaataaaccctgttggagttgccctgtcgtcactggctctgttgatcgtgcattaacctaacgaaccccatgacaactggtgtcagaagtgggatcaacagagtgcaggagagatggacagaggtctgaacaccaggatgtctatcgtgtataatattatatatcacacatgtatattacactatataatgaccggtcaggaggatattacatatcacacatgtatattacactatataatgaccagtcaggaggatattacatatcacacatgtatattacactatataatgaccggtcaggaggatattatatatcacacatgtatattacactatataatgaccggtcaggaggatattatatatcacacatgtatattacactatataatgacctgtcaggaggatattacatatcacacatgtatattacactatataatgacctgtcaggaggatattatatatcacacatgtatattacaccatataatgaccggtcaggaggatattatatatcacacatgtatattacactatataatgaccggtcaggaggatattatatatcacacatgtatattacactatataatgaccggtcaggaggatattatatatcacacatgtatattacactatataatgaccagtc encodes:
- the GPS2 gene encoding G protein pathway suppressor 2, with the translated sequence MHPQALHPAQTILTAPQIAVPMQSTKAALSYPHPSRSASPGGYPHGTPPQQPHTSGFQTSPQPTPRLPFMQHGQSQRFYHK